The genomic segment ctctctctctctctctctctatttctctctctttcttttaatttctgaATTTATTCGTATGTTGTTTCCTCTCTCCTGTTTACCATTTCTCTTCCTGTAGATTTTTTTCCAGTATGTTAATTTATTAATGGttattttggggggttatttctgtgtttccttcttccccttttgtattgtgtgtttcgtttttttattatttattattttatttctatttttatttttcattaaggatctgtctattttcctttttttttattactatacctccttcattattattcaatagtGTTTTAGATGAAAATCTTATTGACAACCACATTACctcattgttatttatctattttttattttctgtgttctttaCACTCCATTTTGCTTCCGCTACTACACTTAGTGCTGCATATTTCATAGATAGTAACAGTAGTCATTTCTAATAATACAGCTGCTTGTAGTTACCTTCCTTTTTACATTAACTCCGTATAATGCTGGACAAGAGACTTTCAAAGAGACAATATTACTAtttagtagtaaaaaaaagaaaaaaaaaatcaaaccacacGACATTTAAGGGCCTATTCTATGTGACATAAATAGGCCTACTGACCCTACCCTCTAGACTTCATGAATTTATATCTGCATTTCAGGACGAGATAATGCTGTGGCAACGGTCTATCGAACCAGTGCAGGtggttttcttaaaattttctctCAGTCGCTCTCAAATTGCAAATCAGTCTAGAGATGACTTTATCTATCGACGAAATagatgatttgttattattattgaactgactctttttttttttcttttgttcttcttccagTAAATcctaaatgtgtttttttgtagtttagTGTAGAAATCCgaccttcatttttatttaagtAGCACTGTAGTTCTTCAATAACAACAGAGTCGCTTTTTAATTGCATTTcaatctagaaatatatatatattttgatagtcAAAGTTTTCATATTCTTTGGTATTAACAGTtctgtttttgctttcttttttttcgccttaCAGCCAGACGCAAATATCGCGAAGACCAAGGAAGAGGACGACCAAGATAAGGTGCTTGGCTTAGtattgttgctctctctctctctctctctctctctctctctctctctctctctctctctctctctctctctctctctctctctctctctctctctctctctctcctctctctctctctctcttctctcctcttctcttctcctctctctctctctctctctctctctctctctctctctctctctctctctctctctctctcctctctctctctctctctctctctctctctcctctgtctttcttgatctatttttttcctttttttctcattttcttgttttgcttaATGCGTAATATTTACTGCAGacaattatttctttatcaaattaaaaatattattaatttttcttcttttacaatgtttttgttagtctttttaaGAATCCAAATCAAGGAGAGAGTCGTAAAAAtgaaaattggaataaaaaaaaagggaaagaaacggtcgaataaaagaaaaaggaaaaatatatataattaccttttGTCTGGCAtcagaaaaatgtgaaaaacttAAATTGTTATAAAAGACATACGAATTATCACGCGTAGAAATGTTCGTAGTAGTTAATAAACGCATAATTTGCTCAAAAGAAAACGATACtcgaaaactatatatatatatatatatatatatatatatatatatatatatatatatatatatatatatatatatatatatctgcacatatgtatatgtatatatatattttttctttcctttactattattatttcattattcaatttattgatttatcattagcattttcatcactgttatcactgtctttttttttattttttttatctgaattttAGATGATACCATTTTTTCCTATATgcatttcatcatcactatctgtCTGCGATTTACGTTTATCATCGCTTGCCACCCACCATCGTTTTTACcatcactctcttttctttcttttcaacatgatttCATCCTGGCAGGACGACCTTCCATGGTGGGAGAAGCGGGAAATGACAAGGGTGAGctccatttttatcaatatttcagtCATTTtatccatttcctctttttcccccagtctgggtgcttttttttattattattctcttcttttttactgcTGTTTTTGAAGCTTTTTCCCCAATTACGTTTTCATCCAGTTTTCTCTCGccttcttttcccgttttctacaAGGGTGAGAattgttttatttgcttttttttatgatcTAATAAACCATTGTGtcgtttcatttaaaaaaaattcttccatcggtgtttttttttttttcatcttgaccttatcatcatcatctctccctttttcccctattcgtatttgatattttctttttgttcttgttttttccttgCTGTTCAAAGTTGTTTATTTAATGATTTACTTATCTGTTTGCTTATTTGCTCAATAAACCCTTTACCGCAGCTCAGTTAAGCTAAAACTAATTTTAATATCTGAGggagtttaaaaaatatacacacccttttatttgttttcgtatttttttagtTTCTCATTTTATTCTAATTTGCTTCTACTCATAAAGGAAAAATTCCCTGCGTTATATATCTTCACAATTTCCAGGATTGGAGTCCAGTTGGTTCCCCCGTTTTCAAAAAGGACATCGTGGAGAACATGGTAAGGCAGCAGCACTGGATTTTAAGGGGAGACTAAAGAAATTGCATCGACGAAATCAAAAATAGAATtctttggagattttttttttttcctgaattgtcttgttgtctttttttttttaatgttttccgcATTGCATTTTCCAGTATTGTAAGCAAAGAGGCGTTCAtgattatttttccccctctcctaatTTTCAGACTTATAAATTCTTTTGTACTCTTTTTCTATACCACTTTTGACAAggatagtaaaaagaataatgatttaaaagCATGACTACGTGGAACGCCTTTGTGTGACCTTTCGATCTAGCCTGAGTAGCCTCATAAACTTTTTTGTGTATAGTGTTTTATTTCGTCATTTTAGCAACACGTAGAGCACTCTGTTCTTCCAGCCTGAGAGTAGTAAACACACGTAGTAAAAGTAGCAACCTTCTTCCAGGGCAACAACGAGGCAAATGAAGAATGGTGGAAAAAATGGGACACGGTAACACTTTTTTGATAAGAGTGTTTAGTTTCGTTTCCCTTTCGTCTGTAGCTTGCAATctcgtcctctttttcttccttttttctttaactgttttggatttcttcttttcttccttttttttatatgcgtGCTTGGTCTCTTTCGTGGTGATTTTTATTCTTTCAACTTGGATTTTTTTCCTATCTCGCTTTTTCTCCAGTTATTTATTCTGGACCCTTATTTTTCTGCcattgaacgtttttttttttatactccctgtgtctctatctctctttctgcctctctctctctctctctctctctctctctctctctctctctctctctctctctctctcctctctctctctctctctcccctccctctctctctctctctctctctctctctctctctctctctcctccctccctccatccctctctctctctctctctctctctctctgtccctctgctctctctctctctctctctcttctctctctccctttttccttccacgTCAGATTGCAAATTCAGTTCCACCCCGTTATCTCCTCTCAGGTCCCTGCgtgcaacccccaccccctcccccgtgccTTCCATGATACCTCGTTGCATATTCAAGCACAGGGGCGAGTTTGCCTTACCTTCTTGCTTGGTTCAATCAGATTTATTTCCTGGGGTCCTTTCTCTCGTTCGGGACCTATTGTTGTGCACTGTGTGTGGGATGATTAAGCCTGTCCCGAGCGAATTGCATTTGTGtgattctgtgcgtgtgtgtgtgtgtgcgtgcatgcttacgtacatgcatacacacagatatgtgatTTAATTGAATTACTCTTGAAAACTGTTTATCACGAAaatgtaaaaggaagaaaagtctCTGACTAACCATAGCTACGCCTCTCTTCCCGCAGCTGCTGAGCCTGCACGTATCACAAGTTGAGGGTGAAGCGTGAAAAGGCGTGGTATACTGGGTCATATTACGTGTTTAAtgtcattccccctttttctcctttctgtaaATGATGTGTTGTTTCGGTGTCACCAGGCGCGACATGCTACCCCGTGGTGGTTGACGGCTGATGCGTCAGAGCCAACGGTATGTGGCGGTGttgagtgacccccccccccactgctccgcctgcccccccccccaacacatccGAATAAAAAAATCTCATCTGTATGCGTATACCCGTTTCTTCTGAAACAAATTCTCTTTCTCCGCCTCAGtccttatctttcttcctctctgtttatctttcttgtCGTTCAACTTCTCCCTTCTGCCACAGCGCCAGCATACTCCAGACAGCCCTGCACGTCAACCACGGGTGTTCCGGAAACATATTTGATGAATTCCCTTTATTCCCTATGACATGCCTTTCCCCCTTCTTGTCGCAGGCGGTCGGTTGTACTCCCGAGAGAATGATATCTTCCATCCcgaattttcattctttttctccattctgctggatttgtttgtttatgaattTGTGAGAACCCTCGACCACCAAAGAAGCACGAAGCCGCTGCATGTTTCCGAATATCATGGAAATCTGGATGTGAAACCTTTATGaaaaaatgcatgttttttttcgccATGGATAGCCCttggttcccgttttctttacgcgCGCCTCAGAGGTACAATTCTCActgaagaataagaaataataacagtgatatcatAATGTCCTTACAGAAGGCGACTGCACCCCCACCGCCACCAGCTCCCCCTAAAAAAGTAAGCccaaagtgaaaaacaaaaacaaaacaccgcATGCTGCATGTACTCCGGGCGCTACATCTTGCATGTTCTTGCTTTCACTGACAAGGTAAACTCTCGAATGCTACACAGAGCATGATACCACTTCATATTTCGCTTATTGTTGcaagaaaagtaaatatattgaCAATGTAACACGTTTTGCGGATGACCAATTATATGCATATGATTATTTTCCAGAAGTGGAAAATGTTATCTAACTGCgattaatttatgattatatttgtttatgcatttttatgtgttatttaaCGCTACTTATATTACAGAAGAATCTAAATTATAACTAAATGAATACATTAAATTGATCATCGTCAGTAACGCAACAAAATTATACTTTTGTTTCTTATAAAATTCATCACTCATGACCAAAACGCATATTTTTGCTTGCGAAAACGGTTTGTGATAACCGagttttaaaaaactatcaaCATTACGTCACAGCATAACTCTTTCACAAATTTCAAAAGCCAAATTGCTATTCCTAACCTACGATAATCGGAATTCTACCCAGGAACCAAAAACACGGAATAAAAGTGTTGGTTACGGTTAGAATCACGGTTTTCCCCCAAGGGTGTCTCAAAACGTGAACCCATTATCCAACAACTAACCAAAAAGATAGTGttggatccttttttttttagtaactttACTTACAGGATGAAAAGGACGAGAATTCTTTGTGGTGGGACCAAGATGGTACCACCGACAAGGTAGGGTTGATCGCCTTTTGTCTCATGGTATTTTGTCAAAGAAGAAAGTCGACTCATTTAATTTTTGGCCCAAGATGCTGGTTTCCTCAGCCGAGATATAGTCATGTGCCAAAGTTTCGACTGatgagtattaataatgataaggactaGTAAGTTCttcaagaaatgatgataataagatcgATTATGAGTTAGTTTTCAGTTCTTTTCATACACCATCAAAAGTAATTACTTTATAGGGGAAAAAATgcacgagagaaaggaagaataaaaaatgacTAGCATTCTTTAAAATAAGTTAAAAGgagaatgaatatgaatatatataaacatcaaaccACCGTTGTTAATGATGTTCTaactcatctctccttctctcttctcttctctctctctctctctctctctctctctctctctctctctctctctctctctctctctcttttcttctctcctccaaaTGCAACAGAGTCCAGCAATACCCGAAGCTCCCCCAATGCCCGGcgttcccccgcctcccccacccaTGCCGGGTatgcccccacccccgcccccaccaatGCCCGGAATGGTCCCTGGCGAGAAGAAGATCTCGGAGGCCAAGAAGTTCAAGCTGGACCAAATCAAGCGGGCGGCGAGGACCAGGCCAGATTGGAACACCTTGCTCAAGAATATTGAGGTTAGCGAGTTTTTGATTTTTGAGATGGATATGTTGATGATTCCTCGCTTATGAGTTTTGTTGAATATCCTCGCTTGTGAGTTTTGTTGAATATCCTCGCTTGTGAGTTTTGTTGAATATCCTCGCTTGTGAGTTTTGatgaatatgtttattttaagATACGCGATGCTTGTTTCTCAAAATTCAGATTTTTAAATCGAATAGAAATGTATTATATCAAATGCATTTCAAGTGCGCACACcatcatcaaaacacacacagctgcatttatccattcatttattcccTTCCTTACTGGTTGTTTTATCTTGCAGGGCGGCGTCAAGCTCAAGCACCTTTCCCCCTTCGAGAAAACGGACAGATCCAAGCCCATTTTGCCTTCGTCCCGCGGCAAAGGAGGAAAGGTGCGTCGCCTGGGGATTCCGACCCGGTTGCAGGACCTTGCGTGCCCCCGTCTGCTTCGCTTGTTTTCATTGATTGGCTCATTcagttattcattcattattattgttgttgttgttgttatcattatttttttattaataatattattattagtgttgttattattatattatcattatcattattattattattatcatcatcattattattattatcatcattattattaatattgtttgatgatagtttaaattatattattttaaaatgttattcgaTATTTTATCGGGATAATGTTCTGAGTGgtgattttattttctactgagaattttttgtttttaaaaattgcaatgatTGTTATTCCCTACGTTTTGAGGATATTCATTAATGTTTTAAGTTtgtttcctcactcactcactcactcactcactcactcacaaactcacaaactcactctctctcttttttttttttctctctctctccctcactcactcactcacttacaaacacactctctctctctctgtcactcacttattcattctttcatccattcacccactcactcatttattcactcactcactacctccctccgcccctcacTTGCtcgctcactccctcactccaccgGCAGTTTGTGTATGAGTCTGAGAAGCCCCTCGCCCACAACGAACTCCTGAGGGAGATCCACAGGGGCGTCAGACTCCGGAAGGCCAGGACGGACGACAGAAGCAGGCCGGATTTCAAGGCTCTAGGTGAGGACTGCTCTACTAGGGTTGGCAggactgggggggggagaggggggagggaaagagggagggggaggggagaacaggAGGATGAGCAattgagggagatggaagggaggggagaatgggagagggagagagagaaagaggagggagggagagaaagaggagagggagagaaaaaggagagagggagagaaagaggagagagggagatagagatagatagacagatagacagatagatagatagatagatagagagagagagagcagtgaagAGTCACCTTTTCACGAACTTCATGGTCCTTTCCCTCCCAGGCCTGAAGAAGCTGCGTCGGCAGCGGACtatggaggaggtgaaggaccCAATGGAGGCGATGCCGTCGTCCTCAGACGAAGAGGAGGACATCGACACCATGAGGGACGACCTCCAGGCCACCAAGAGCCAACTCGCCGAGGAGATCAAGCAAAGGAAGAAGATCGAGCGCGAAAACAAGATTTTAAAGATCGATATCGAGAGCTTGCAAGCGGAGGTGAAGAAGCTGAAGCGGCAGCTGAAGGAGGCCGGAGCGGTGGAGCCGAAGCCCCTGAAGAGCAGCGAGGCAGAGGAAATCGTGCCCAAGCTCGAGAAATCCATGAGCAAACTGCGCATGCGCGAGGACGACCTCGACTTCTCCGAGCTGGACACTCTGGAGACCGAGATCAACAACCTGAAGCGGGAGGTCGACTTCCACAAGAAGCAAGCCGAGGATTACCTCACGCGGTACGACGAGGTCACGCAGAAGCTCATCGTCTCCGAGAACAGCGCGGACGAGTGGGAGCTGCGAGGCAATTACTACGAGAAGAAGTACAAGGCCTTGCAGAAGGAGCACAACATCGAACTGCCGGACATCGACACCATCGGCACGCAGACGGACCCCGTGGACTTCGTGGAGGCGCCGCCGTCGTCGCCCGTGGAcgccgacgacgacgacgacgacgacgacgccaAGGCCTTCCCCGTCCCGTCCAAGTCAGGCTCGCGAAGGAGCTTTGCGTCCTCCGTCCACCGGATGGAGAGCTtcaaggaggaagatgaggacgaggacgaggacgaagatgaggaagaagaggaggaggaagaagaggaagaggaagaggaagaagaggaagaagaggaggaggaagaggaagcagaagaggaagcagaggaagtcGACGAGGAAACGGCAGCGGAGAGAAGAGCCGAGAATGcacagaagaagaaggacagagaCCTGAAGCTGTGGCAGAACAAGCTGGAGCACATGAAGGACCGCGAGACGAACATCCGCAAGGAGAGGAACAGCctgagggagagaataaagaaatactTCCGCGACATCCAGGCCGAGAGAGAAGGCTACCTGAAGATCAAGGCGGAGATCGACGAGATGGCGAAGGCCATGAAGGAGGGCGTGGAGAGCGAGCCGGAGTCGGAGtcggaggaagacgaggaagaggaggaggacgaggacgagggggCGCCGCCAGCAGACCACGAGGACAACGCTGGCTGGTGGTTCGACGAGCCCAACCAGAAGCCAAAGAagctgaagaagagaaagaagaagaacaaccgcgaagaagagagggaggaagaggagatggtggATTTATCGCAACTCGTGGAACCGGAATGGAGCGacagcgaagaggaggagagtgagagcgacAACGAGGAGAACGAATTCGAGAGCAGAATATCCTGCTTGCAGGATCGGACGAAGAAGCACGAGCTGTCCATGAACGCCATGAAGAAGGACAATTACGTGCTGAAGGCGCAGGTGGAGCGGTGCGAGGAGATGTTCGACGTGGAGAAGAGACGACACAAGCGGTTGAATGAGGAACTTCACATCATGTTATCGGAACTCTCGTAGCCTCTGTCCCCTTCggtctacgatttttttttaggtttctcaCTTTGCCTTAGTCtttatttctcatctttttctctctaggATATGTAATAAATgactcaaatttttattttagatttgtaAGTAGAGAGTATAAATGCttcttcgttttgttgttgtgtatatgaACTGGTTATATGAACGACGATGTGAATGCGTATTACACTTTTTTAGTATAAGCAAATGTCTGCTTTGTTCTCCACCGTGTGGCAGCTTCATATTGAGTGCAGATATTGTAACTTTTAAATAGCATTAGTCTTTTTATCGTATGCATTCTGCTACATATACTGTATTTGGAAACAAaaattcccttcttcccttatttGCAGTAATAAAAATGCTAAACAGACACGCCTGTGCATATTAAAATGGAAGAGAAATTTAGATAATGTGAGAAATTAATAGAAGAAAAAGTATACCGAGTGTAACACAAGGATGCGTGCTCGAACAGAACACCCTAAGGATCAAGCAGATGTCCTTCATAGGTTCTGCAACAGCATCCATGGGACCAAGGCAAGGCAGACCGTGATAGCTGTTGCAATTCTCCAGAACTTGGGTATTTCTGCCATTTTATTGGAATTATTTATGttccatttttattacattatttggaatgcatttttttttcatgtgtggcAAGAACAATGGTCGGTTAAAAAAGGTAATCGAAATATCCTTTGTATTTcatacatctttatcattatttacttatttttcaaaTATGACAAGCGAAGTAGCTCAttcccaaaagaagaaaaatcaaatcaaaccaTGACATCGAATCTAttacttttcatgtttttttttgtttttttttattatataagtatgcatcatcattcttccttccttcttttccacttctcttctctcttccaagAACAGCTTCTCTCTAAAACGAGTTGAGTGTATGGTGTCCTGTTGTCCGATAGCGTCTAACCAATGTCAATCTCTGAAGGTGCGTCTCACTGCCACCTCCCCCAGCGGGAACAGGTCGGCCGGCAATTCAATACTTTGTGTGTAGGCACTAGAAGccttttcagatttttaaaaagtttaatatgCATGACATTTTACAACTAAAATAGATTATGAATCTAATAAATTATGGCAGGATCATACTaagttctctttctttatccttttgtCCTGTTTTTAGGCTGTGATTCTCTCCAGTGGGACTTCATTGCCAAGACATCACTCGTCTTTGTAAGACAGGATTaagtttcttctttatcttcatacAAGTTGATTTCAATAAAACATTGATGAAACGATATCAAACCTTCAAATGTTATGATGCAatgcttatttgtatatataatgtgggaaAGTTTCtttatagaaaagatagatatgcaATCTTAGGTCTTCAGAAAAAAGCCTAGATGTTGCAGAAACTTTGGAAATACTAATAAATCTtaaccaaaacctttttttcttaaaagacaGTGAGATGAGGACtgacattagtaaaaaatatatatataaataaaacaaaagctcAAGTTTTACCTATTTGTGGTGGCATCAAGgccattatttattttgttttcagtgtGTCAAAACTTGCCAATACATGTTaccttaatattaaaatttttcattttaaaagttagtatttttttagtatttaggTAACTGAACAACGAATGATAATGGCTGTTATATGTACTATTAATATCTTGCATTACATTGAATTCTTTAAAATGTAAATTCAAAATCACAaaatctcaaaaaataa from the Penaeus monodon isolate SGIC_2016 chromosome 35, NSTDA_Pmon_1, whole genome shotgun sequence genome contains:
- the LOC119595109 gene encoding WD repeat-containing protein 87-like isoform X8, which gives rise to MPQPPPHEDVCETKSEIEVAEQAAPRTRQANAQPGSSKQPEQPPPQVATAPESKLQDALGSNFPPAEEKPKEPREAPAPAKEPVKVQDAAEEKKEEKTEAPTEEERTISPPPRRSRFVQELYKAGFGDKKEEEKEGVQDSAEEPRNEDGGPKDTSAGMITTLQIDIEPEPQRVRRHEVLAREPDSLLTKTIDYPSFESNLKEEKEDKQSVVDGKDSECNEEGGEQGGEGEEGKMSEDAIEENEKDDIITPLPNDTWRENEDDSNTVASSSAADEKEPELPWWEQTEEEDTNQGSGSVWREHQHNEDEIEQDEIMLWQRSIEPVQPDANIAKTKEEDDQDKDDLPWWEKREMTRDWSPVGSPVFKKDIVENMKATAPPPPPAPPKKDEKDENSLWWDQDGTTDKSPAIPEAPPMPGVPPPPPPMPGMPPPPPPPMPGMVPGEKKISEAKKFKLDQIKRAARTRPDWNTLLKNIEGGVKLKHLSPFEKTDRSKPILPSSRGKGGKFVYESEKPLAHNELLREIHRGVRLRKARTDDRSRPDFKALGLKKLRRQRTMEEVKDPMEAMPSSSDEEEDIDTMRDDLQATKSQLAEEIKQRKKIERENKILKIDIESLQAEVKKLKRQLKEAGAVEPKPLKSSEAEEIVPKLEKSMSKLRMREDDLDFSELDTLETEINNLKREVDFHKKQAEDYLTRYDEVTQKLIVSENSADEWELRGNYYEKKYKALQKEHNIELPDIDTIGTQTDPVDFVEAPPSSPVDADDDDDDDDAKAFPVPSKSGSRRSFASSVHRMESFKEEDEDEDEDEDEEEEEEEEEEEEEEEEEEEEEEEEAEEEAEEVDEETAAERRAENAQKKKDRDLKLWQNKLEHMKDRETNIRKERNSLRERIKKYFRDIQAEREGYLKIKAEIDEMAKAMKEGVESEPESESEEDEEEEEDEDEGAPPADHEDNAGWWFDEPNQKPKKLKKRKKKNNREEEREEEEMVDLSQLVEPEWSDSEEEESESDNEENEFESRISCLQDRTKKHELSMNAMKKDNYVLKAQVERCEEMFDVEKRRHKRLNEELHIMLSELS
- the LOC119595109 gene encoding WD repeat-containing protein 87-like isoform X6 → MPRRRSSFLDEVQLRKVKKKEEPIQPKKEVSILDQVQLREVKKEEKPAKKEENFLENVQLREFSNKQATSDREKSASENVAIPRVRDDNKSRMPQPPPHEDVCETKSEIEVAEQAAPRTRQANAQPGSSKQPEQPPPQVATAPESKLQDALGSNFPPAEEKPKEPREAPAPAKEPVKVQDAAEEKKEEKTEAPTEEERTISPPPRRSRFVQELYKAGFGDKKEEEKEGVQDSAEEPRNEDGGPKDTSAGMITTLQIDIEPEPQRVRRHEVLAREPDSLLTKTIDYPSFESNLKEEKEDKQSVVDGKDSECNEEGGEQGGEGEEGKMSEDAIEENEKDDIITPLPNDTWRENEDDSNTVASSSAADEKEPELPWWEQTEEEDTNQGSGSVWREHQHNEDEIEQDEIMLWQRSIEPVQPDANIAKTKEEDDQDKDDLPWWEKREMTRDWSPVGSPVFKKDIVENMKATAPPPPPAPPKKDEKDENSLWWDQDGTTDKSPAIPEAPPMPGVPPPPPPMPGMPPPPPPPMPGMVPGEKKISEAKKFKLDQIKRAARTRPDWNTLLKNIEGGVKLKHLSPFEKTDRSKPILPSSRGKGGKFVYESEKPLAHNELLREIHRGVRLRKARTDDRSRPDFKALGLKKLRRQRTMEEVKDPMEAMPSSSDEEEDIDTMRDDLQATKSQLAEEIKQRKKIERENKILKIDIESLQAEVKKLKRQLKEAGAVEPKPLKSSEAEEIVPKLEKSMSKLRMREDDLDFSELDTLETEINNLKREVDFHKKQAEDYLTRYDEVTQKLIVSENSADEWELRGNYYEKKYKALQKEHNIELPDIDTIGTQTDPVDFVEAPPSSPVDADDDDDDDDAKAFPVPSKSGSRRSFASSVHRMESFKEEDEDEDEDEDEEEEEEEEEEEEEEEEEEEEEEEEAEEEAEEVDEETAAERRAENAQKKKDRDLKLWQNKLEHMKDRETNIRKERNSLRERIKKYFRDIQAEREGYLKIKAEIDEMAKAMKEGVESEPESESEEDEEEEEDEDEGAPPADHEDNAGWWFDEPNQKPKKLKKRKKKNNREEEREEEEMVDLSQLVEPEWSDSEEEESESDNEENEFESRISCLQDRTKKHELSMNAMKKDNYVLKAQVERCEEMFDVEKRRHKRLNEELHIMLSELS
- the LOC119595109 gene encoding FK506-binding protein 5-like isoform X5, giving the protein MARAPFPGGRMTERKRRSRRQRGVNHSETSAVAVLCPGGKATRRTRREMSPTPWRKEGHQRTESPGPPQQPRHRSTLTWTPAPPLPPEQRQQQQFPQQFSNKQATSDREKSASENVAIPRVRDDNKSRMSSGKVNGRAEEEEEEEESEEEEEDEEDEEEEEEEEEEESEEEETMPQPPPHEDVCETKSEIEVAEQAAPRTRQANAQPGSSKQPEQPPPQVATAPESKLQDALGSNFPPAEEKPKEPREAPAPAKEPVKVQDAAEEKKEEKTEAPTEEERTISPPPRRSRFVQELYKAGFGDKKEEEKEGVQDSAEEPRNEDGGPKDTSAGMITTLQIDIEPEPQRVRRHEVLAREPDSLLTKTIDYPSFESNLKEEKEDKQSVVDGKDSECNEEGGEQGGEGEEGKMSEDAIEENEKDDIITPLPNDTWRENEDDSNTVASSSAADEKEPELPWWEQTEEEDTNQGSGSVWREHQHNEDEIEQDEIMLWQRSIEPVQPDANIAKTKEEDDQDKDDLPWWEKREMTRDWSPVGSPVFKKDIVENMKATAPPPPPAPPKKDEKDENSLWWDQDGTTDKSPAIPEAPPMPGVPPPPPPMPGMPPPPPPPMPGMVPGEKKISEAKKFKLDQIKRAARTRPDWNTLLKNIEGGVKLKHLSPFEKTDRSKPILPSSRGKGGKFVYESEKPLAHNELLREIHRGVRLRKARTDDRSRPDFKALGLKKLRRQRTMEEVKDPMEAMPSSSDEEEDIDTMRDDLQATKSQLAEEIKQRKKIERENKILKIDIESLQAEVKKLKRQLKEAGAVEPKPLKSSEAEEIVPKLEKSMSKLRMREDDLDFSELDTLETEINNLKREVDFHKKQAEDYLTRYDEVTQKLIVSENSADEWELRGNYYEKKYKALQKEHNIELPDIDTIGTQTDPVDFVEAPPSSPVDADDDDDDDDAKAFPVPSKSGSRRSFASSVHRMESFKEEDEDEDEDEDEEEEEEEEEEEEEEEEEEEEEEEEAEEEAEEVDEETAAERRAENAQKKKDRDLKLWQNKLEHMKDRETNIRKERNSLRERIKKYFRDIQAEREGYLKIKAEIDEMAKAMKEGVESEPESESEEDEEEEEDEDEGAPPADHEDNAGWWFDEPNQKPKKLKKRKKKNNREEEREEEEMVDLSQLVEPEWSDSEEEESESDNEENEFESRISCLQDRTKKHELSMNAMKKDNYVLKAQVERCEEMFDVEKRRHKRLNEELHIMLSELS